In Escherichia ruysiae, a genomic segment contains:
- the ssnA gene encoding putative aminohydrolase SsnA: protein MLILKNVTAVQLHPAKVQEGVDIAIENDVIVAIGDALTQRYPDASYKEMHGRIVMPGIVCSHNHFYSGLSRGIMANIAPCPDFISTLKNLWWRLDRALDEESLYYSGLICSLEAIKSGCTSVIDHHASPAYIGGSLSTLRNAFLKVGLRAMTCFETTDRNNGITELQEGVEENIRFARQIDDAKKVATEPYLVEAHIGAHAPFTVPDAGLEMLREAVKATGRGLHIHAAEDLYDVSHSHHWYGKDLLARLAQFDLIDSKTLVAHGLYLSKEDIALLNQHGAFLVHNARSNMNNHVGYNHHLSDIRNLALGTDGIGSDMFEEMKFAFFKHRDAGGPLWPDSFAKALTNGNELMSRNFGAKFGLLEAGYKADLTICDYTSPTPLLADNIAGHIAFGMGSGSVHSVMVNGVMVYEDRQFNFDCDSIYAQARKAAAGMWRRMDALA, encoded by the coding sequence ATGTTGATTCTGAAGAATGTCACCGCAGTACAGTTACACCCGGCAAAAGTGCAGGAAGGCGTCGATATCGCCATCGAAAATGATGTGATTGTCGCGATCGGCGATGCTCTGACGCAGCGTTATCCTGACGCCAGCTACAAAGAGATGCATGGCCGGATTGTGATGCCTGGGATTGTCTGCTCACACAACCATTTTTACTCGGGACTTTCGCGCGGAATTATGGCGAACATCGCTCCCTGCCCGGATTTCATCTCAACGCTGAAAAATCTTTGGTGGCGGCTCGATCGTGCCCTTGATGAAGAGTCGCTCTATTACAGCGGGCTGATTTGTTCACTCGAAGCAATCAAGAGCGGATGCACGTCGGTTATCGATCACCATGCGTCCCCGGCTTATATCGGCGGGTCGCTCTCGACGCTGCGCAACGCATTTTTAAAAGTTGGCCTGCGTGCGATGACCTGTTTTGAAACCACTGACCGTAACAACGGCATCACAGAGTTACAGGAAGGTGTAGAAGAAAACATCCGTTTCGCCCGTCAGATTGACGACGCAAAGAAAGTAGCTACCGAGCCATATCTGGTGGAAGCGCATATTGGTGCTCACGCGCCGTTTACCGTGCCGGATGCCGGTCTGGAAATGCTGCGCGAAGCCGTAAAAGCCACCGGGCGTGGTTTACACATTCACGCTGCTGAAGACCTTTACGACGTTTCTCACAGTCACCACTGGTACGGCAAAGATCTGCTGGCACGACTGGCGCAATTCGATCTTATCGACAGCAAAACGCTGGTCGCCCACGGCCTGTATCTGTCGAAAGAGGATATCGCCCTGCTTAATCAGCATGGCGCGTTCCTGGTACATAACGCCCGCTCCAACATGAATAACCATGTTGGTTACAACCATCATCTTAGCGATATCCGCAATCTGGCACTGGGAACCGACGGTATCGGTTCAGACATGTTTGAAGAGATGAAATTCGCCTTCTTTAAACATCGTGACGCTGGTGGTCCGCTGTGGCCTGACAGTTTTGCCAAAGCCCTGACTAACGGCAATGAACTAATGAGTCGCAACTTTGGTGCGAAATTCGGCCTGCTGGAAGCAGGTTATAAAGCCGATTTAACCATTTGCGATTACACCTCGCCAACGCCGTTGCTGGCGGACAATATCGCCGGTCATATCGCTTTCGGCATGGGTTCAGGCAGCGTTCACAGCGTGATGGTCAACGGTGTGATGGTCTATGAAGACCGTCAGTTTAACTTCGATTGCGATTCCATTTATGCGCAAGCCAGAAAAGCCGCAGCCGGTATGTGGCGTCGGATGGATGCGCTGGCATAA
- the ygfM gene encoding molybdopterin-dependent oxidoreductase FAD-binding subunit gives MIEQFFRPDSVEQALELKRRFQDEAVWFAGGSKLNATPTRTDKKIAISLQDLELDWVDWDNGALRIGAMSRLQPLRDARFIPAALREALGFVYSRHVRNQSTIGGEIAARQEESVLLPVLLALDAELVFGNGETLSIEDYLSCPCDRLLTEIIIKDPYRTCATRKISRSQAGLTVVTAAVALTDHDGMRIALDGVASKALRLHDVEKQNLEGNALEQAVANAIFPQEDLRGSVAYKRYITGVLVADLYADCQQAGEEAV, from the coding sequence ATGATTGAACAATTTTTCAGACCCGACTCTGTCGAACAGGCGCTGGAACTGAAGCGCCGCTTCCAGGATGAAGCCGTCTGGTTCGCCGGGGGCAGCAAACTCAACGCTACACCAACCCGTACCGATAAAAAGATTGCCATTTCCTTACAGGATCTGGAACTGGACTGGGTTGACTGGGATAACGGTGCACTGCGGATTGGCGCAATGTCTCGCTTGCAGCCACTGCGTGATGCGCGATTTATTCCTGCAGCACTGCGTGAAGCCCTCGGTTTTGTTTACTCACGCCATGTTCGTAATCAGTCGACCATTGGTGGCGAAATCGCCGCCCGGCAGGAAGAGTCGGTGCTGCTTCCCGTCCTGCTGGCACTGGATGCTGAACTGGTTTTTGGCAACGGCGAAACGCTGTCAATTGAGGACTACCTGTCCTGCCCATGTGATCGTCTGCTGACAGAAATCATCATTAAAGATCCGTATCGCACCTGCGCGACTCGCAAAATTAGCCGTTCCCAGGCTGGGTTAACGGTGGTGACTGCGGCCGTTGCATTAACCGACCACGACGGTATGCGAATTGCGCTGGATGGCGTCGCCAGTAAAGCACTGCGTTTGCACGATGTCGAAAAACAAAATCTGGAAGGTAATGCACTGGAACAGGCCGTCGCCAACGCCATTTTCCCGCAGGAAGATTTGCGGGGCAGCGTGGCCTATAAACGCTATATCACAGGAGTTCTGGTAGCCGACCTGTATGCCGACTGCCAACAGGCTGGGGAGGAAGCCGTATGA